Genomic DNA from Anaerolineae bacterium:
TGCGGTTTGGTTCTAACAAACTTGGGTTTAGACATTTTAGCTCACCTCCCTGAAAGGTTCATTTAAGCTTTGCAAACAAAACCACATTATACACATATTGCCAATTTTGGCAAACTAAGGCCCTGGCAAACGCCAGGCCTCTACAGCCCGTCGTTAACGGTAAAGGATCTTTTCGGCAACTTCTTCGGGGATAATTTCGTAATGGTCAAACTCCATCGTGAAGGTGCCACGCCCCTGGGTCATGGAGCGAAGGTCAGTAGCATAGCCGAACATTTCCGACAGGGGAACCATGGCTCGCACGCTCTGAATCCCACCAGGCCTCAGCTCCATTCCCTGGATATCGGCTCGCCGGGAGGCCAGGTCCCCCAGAACATCCCCAACAAATTCCTCAGGCATTACTACTTCCAGTTTCATAAAAGGTTCCATGAGAACAGGTTGCCCCTGATGGAGCCCTTTCTCCATAGCTATTGAGGTGGCAGCCTTGAAGGCCATCTCCGAGGAATCCTCCGGGTGGAAAGAGCCATCAACCAGACTAACCTTCACATCCGTGATGGGATACCCAGCCAGCGCTCCTGCATCCAGGGCTTCCCGCACCGCCTCTTCTATGGCTGGGATAAAGTGAGCTGGTATTTTTTCCTCCCCTACCCTGTTCTCAAACCTGTTCCCTGAACCACGAGGCAATGGTTCCAGCTCCAGCCAAACGTGACCGTAATGGTTCCTGGTCCCTACCTGGCGAACGTAAAGGCCTTCCACACGCACCGGCCTTGTTATGGTTTCTTTGTAAGCCACCTGAGGCTTGCCCACGTTTGCCTCGACCCTGAATTCCCGGAAAAGCCGGTCTACCAGTATTTCCAGATGCAATTCCCCCATGCCTGAAATGATGGTTTGACCGGTCTGTTCGTCCACCTTTACCCTAAAGGTGGGGTCTTCTTCAGCCAGACGCTGAAGAGCCTCTGTCATTCGTTCCTGGTCGGCCTGGGTTTTTGGTTCTATGGCCACTGAGACCACCGGCTCCGGGAAACTAATGGACTCCAGGACTATAGGATGCTCTTCACTGCAGATGGTTTCACCGGTGAAGGTTTGCTTGGGCCCCAGTACTGCCCCTATGTCGCCTGCTCTGAGCTCTTCAATTTCTTCCCGCTTGTTGGCATACATCCTGAGGATTCTGTCTATCCGCTCTTTGCGGTTTCGGGTAGCGTTGAAAACCCTGCGGTTGCCCTTCAGGACTCCGGAGTAAATCCTCAGATAAACCAGACGTCCCACATAAGGGTCAGAATGAACCTTGAAGACCAAGGCGGCAAGGGGTTCCTCCAGCTTTGGATGACGTATTTCCTCCTTCCCCGTCTCAGGGTTAACCCCCCGAACCGGGGGCAAGTCAAGAGGTGATGGAAGGTAATCTACAATGGCATCCAGAAGAGGCTGAACCCCTTTGTTTTTAAGGGCAGCACCACAGAGAACAGGCACCAGCTTGCCCGAAATCACTGCTCTCCGGAGGGCTTTCTTCAATTCCTCCGGTGTTATTTCTTCCCCTTCAAGGTACTTGACCATAAGTTCATCATCGGTTTCGGCTATTTTTTCCAGCAAAGCCTCCCGATGAATTGCCACCTCTTTAGCCAGGCTTTCGGGAACAGGAGCGCTCTCAGGATTTACTCCAAGCTCGTCTTCTTCCCTGTAAATTACCGCTTTCAGCTCTATGAGGTCTATAACCCCTCTGAAAGAGTCCTCAACTCCTAAAGGCACCTGGATGGGGACCGGGTTGGCTTTAAGGCGATCTTTTATCATTTCAATGACTCGCCAGAAATTAGCCCCGACCCGATCCATTTTGTTTACAAAACATATGCGTGGAACCTTGTATAGGTCAGCCTGACGCCACACGGTTTCAGACTGGGGTTCGACGCCGTTCACTGCGTCAAAGATGACCACTCCACCATCCAGAATCCTCAAGCTCCGCTGGACTTCAGCGGTAAAATCTATGTGGCCGGGGGTATCCACAATGTTTATCTGATGCTGACGCCAGTAGCAAGTCACAGCTGCCGCCGTTATGGATATACCCCGTTCTTTCTCCTGGGGCATCCAGTCGGTGACAGCCGTCCCCTCATCCACCTCGCCCATCCTGTGGGTTCGGCCTGTGTAGAAGAGGATGCGCTCGGTGGTGGTGGTTTTACCGGCGTCTATATGGGCTATGAAGCCTATGTTGCGTATTTTCTCTAAAGGATACCCCCCGCTCATGATTACCACCGGAAGAAAGCGAAAGCTCTGTTGGCTTCAGCCATTTTGTGGGTGTCTTCCTTTTTCTTAATAGTGGCTCCGGTGTTGTTGGCGGCATCTAAGATTTCGGCGGCGAGCTTTTCCGCCATGGATTTCCCGCTTCTTTCCCGAGCAAAGTTTACAAGCCACCTCAATGCCAGAGAGATGCGCCGGTGCTCCGGAACTTCAATCGGCACCTGATATGTAGCACCGCCAACTCTCCTGGGCCTCACTTCCACAACCGGAGCCGCATTCTGGACAGCCTGCTCAAACACTTCCACAGGGTTGCGACCGGTCTTCTCACGTATTATGTCAAAAGCTCTGTAGACAATCCATTCAGCTATGCTCTTTTTGCCGTTCATCATGACCTTGTTTATGAGCTTGGCTACCAAAACGCTGTTGTATTTTATGTCGGGCGGTATCTCCCTTCTGGGAGGACTCCCACGTCTTGGCATTTCTACCTCCTTGGGTCAGTTATTCTTTGGACTTCTTGGGCCTTTTGGCTCCGTATTTGGAGCGCCCCTGGCGCCTCCCTTCCACTCCGGCCGAGTCCAGGGCTCCCCTTACAATGTGATAGCGGATGCCGGGGAGGTCTTTAACACGTCCACCTCTCACCAGAACCACCGAGTGCTCCTGGAGGTTGTGGCCCTCGCCGGGAATATAGGCGGTCACTTCAATGCCATTGGTGAGGCGCACCCTGGCGATTTTGCGGAGAGCAGAGTTGGGCTTCTTGGGTGTCATAGTTCTTACTTGGATGCAAACACCCCGCTTCTGAGGGTTGCCTCTGGGCATTTTCTTAAGCTCGTTCTTGAGGGCGTTGTAGGAATAAAGCAGAGCCGGAGCTTTGGATTTGCTCTTAACCTTTTTTCGGCCTTTTCTCACTAACTGGTTAATGGTAGGCACTTTAACCCTCCTTAGCTTAAGTTTTTTCCCGATTTAGAGCCGCTTCTCTAAGGCGTCTGTAATGCTCAAAGCCCGTCCCAGCGGGAATGAGGCGCCCTATTATAACGTTTTCTTTGAGGCCGCGCAACTCATCAATAGCTCCGCGAATGGCAGCATCTGTAAGGACCCGGGTGGTCTCTTGGAAGGAAGCGGCTGCAAAGAAGCTATCAGTAGCCAGAGCCGCCTTTGTTATCCCAAGAAGAACTGGCACTGCCTCCGCCGGACGCCCTCCCTGCGCGATTATACGGCTGTTGGTTTCCTCAAATTCAAAGCGGTTCACCAGTTGCCCAGGGAGATAATCAGTATCGCCAGGGGACTTAACCCGGACTTTATCGGTCATCTGGCGAATGATAATTTCAATGTGTTTGTCGTGGATGTTCACTCCCTGGGAGCGATATACTTTCTGAATTTCTTCCAGGAGATAAAGCTGCGCTGCCTCCCGGCCCAGGATTCTCATAATTTCTTTGGGGTTCTTTGCCCCTTCGGTTATTTGTTCGCCGGCTTCAATGTAATCGCCCTTCTCCACCCTGAGCCTGGCAGCAGGCGGGACATCGTAAATCCTCTCTTCTCTGTGTTCTTTACGTATGGTTGCCTTGTAAGAGCCATCGCCGTTATTTTCCAGGAAAATCTGCCCTCCTATCCGGGCCGTGATGGTCCCGTCATCGGGCGTAAGGGCGAGCACGGTCCCCTCTTCTATCTCCTGACCATCTTTGACTTTGATTTCGCTTCCAACAGGGATGAAGTACTCATCGGCAATGACCTGAGTGCTAGTAACCTTTACTTTGCGGATTTCGCCCTCCCAGTATATGTCCACGACCCCTGATATGTCGGAGATTATGGCTTCTCCTTTGGGCGTGCGGGCTTCAAAGAGCTCCTCCACCCTGGGCAGGCCCTGGGTTATATCTTCAATAGCAACGCCACCGGTGTGGAAAGTCCTGAGGGTAAGCTGAGTCCCGGGCTCACCGATGGACTGGGCAGCTATTATGCCCACAGCCTCGCCAACTCTTATGAGCCCGCCCCTTCCCATATCGCGCCCATAGCAGAGCGCGCAGACACCATAGCGGGTTTCGCACTTCAGTGGGGTGCGCACGTAGACCTTATCTATGCCAGCTTTCTTTATTTTCTCAAAGGCTTCTTCGTCTATTTCCTCGTTTCGCCTTACTATGAACCTGCCAGTGGCAGGATCAACAATATCAGCGGCCGCAGTCCTTCCTATGACTCTTTCAGCGAAGGACTGACCCATCCTGCGGGAGGATTCTACGTCAATCCATATTCCATCAAAGGTGCCGCAGTCATATTCCCTGACGATGACTTCCTGAGCCACATCCACCAACCGGCGGGTCAGGTAGCCAGCGTCGGCAGTACGGAGGGCGGTGTCAGCCAGACCTTTACGGGCGCCGTGGGTGGAAAGGAAGTATTCAAGGGTCGTGAGCCCTTCCCAGAAGTTGGAACGAATCGGAAGAGGGATGATGCGCCCGGAGGGGTCAGCCATAAGGCCACGCATCCCGGCCAGCTGACGTATGGTTTGAATTCCTCCTTTTGTGGCCCCTGATGTGGCCATGGCTCCAACGCTTTCGTAAGGGTTAAGTTCTTTGGCCACGGCCATGGAAACTTCTTCAGTCGCTCTAGTCCATAGTTCTACGCTCTTCATGTATTGTTCTTCTTCAGTGATTACGCCACGGCGGTACTGGCGGTTTATCTCTTCCACCTGGGCTTCTGTACGCCTTACAATCTCATCCTTTTCTCTGGGGATCTTTATATCGCTCATGGCTAAGGTGATGCCGCTGCGGGTAGCATACTTGAAGCCCAAGTCTTTGAGAGCATCCACCACCTGAGCTGTGGCGTGCATCCCCAGTTTCCTGTAGCACTCTGCCACCAGGTCATTGAGGGCTTTCTTGTCCATAACCTTGTTCTGGAAACGAAGTTCTTCGGGAAGGGCCACGTTAAATATGACCCGCCCAGGAGTGGTTTCTATGAGCTGAGGCGCCTGGTCCGGCGAAGGCTTCGCCAGCACTTTGATCTTGGCGTGGAGGTCCACAACCCCCGTTTCGTAAGCCAGGATTACTTCGTCAAAGTCGGCAAAGATTTTACCTTCACCCTTGACCCCTTCTTCCATCAAGGTCAGGTAATAGCAGCCCAGGACCATATCCTTGGTGGGACCGACGATGGGCTCTCCGCTGGCGGGCTTTAGGAGGTTAACGGAAGAAAGCATAAGTTCGCGCGCCTCTCTAACAGCCTCATCGGAAAGGGGCACATGGACTGCCATCTGGTCTCCGTCAAAGTCTGCGTTGAAGGCAGGGCAGACCAGAGGATGAATTCGGATGGCCTGCCCATCCACCAGCACTACCTCAAAGGCCTGGATACCCAGGCGGTGAAGGGTGGGAGCGCGGTTCAAGAGCACAGGCCTCTCCTTCACCACGCTTTCCAGGACATCCCACACGGCAGGGTCGCGGCGTTCTATCATCCTCTTAGCGCTCTTTATGTTGTGGGCGTGGTTTTCTTCTATGAGCTTGCGGATGACAAAGGGCTTGAAAAGTTCCAGAGCCATATCCCTGGGAAGGCCACACTGGTGAAGCTTGAGCTCAGGCCCCACCACAATTACCGAGCGGCCAGAGTAATCCACGCGCTTGCCCAGAAGGTTGCGGCGGAACCGTCCCTGCTTCCCTCTCAATATATCGGAAAGGCTGCGGAGGCCCCGTTTCCCAGCACCCACAAGGCCTGTAGGCTGACGGCGTCCGCTATCTATGAGGGCATCAACGGCCTCCTGAAGCATCCTTTTCTCGTTGCGAATGATGATCTCAGGAGCTCCCAGTTCCTTAAGTTTCTTCAGACGATTGTTGCGGTTTATAACCCTCCGGTAGAGGTCGTTGAGGTCGCTTGTGGCAAACCGCCCACCATCCAGAGGCACCATGGGCCTTAATTCTGGAGGTATAACAGGTAGCATAACCAGGATCATCCACTCGGGACGGTTGCCGCTCTTGCGGAGGGCTTCCACGATTTGAAGGCGCCTTATGGCTTTCTTGCGCCTTTGAGCCGAGCGGGTTGTGTTGATCTCATGCCTGAGCTCCCGGGCCATTTTGTCCAGGTCCAGGTTCTTGAGGATTTCGTAGAGGGCTTCCGCACCCATGCCAGCTTTGAAAACCGCCCCCCACTTTTCCCTGAGCTCCTGGTAACGAGCTTCGCTCAAAACCTGGGTTACCTGAAGGCTTCGGAGCTCCGCCATCTCCTGCTCATACTTGTCTATGATTTCAAAGATGGTATCCTCATAACGAGCCTTTACTGCGTCCTTCTCCCCCTCGGCCTTGCGGCTCAAAAATTCCTTTTCAGCTTCAGCCTGAAGCTTCAAATCCTCCTGGCGGCGTCTTATCCCTTCTTCCAGGAGGGATAGGCGTTCCTGAGCGGCCCGGTTCAGTCTCGTAAGGTGCTCTCTGGAGACCACCTCCCCCTCTTCCAGAAGGACCTCATCGCTCCAGGGGATCCGGATGGTTTCAGGGGAAGGCAAACCCATAAGGGCCTCCAGCCTCTCCTGAAGGGCTCGCCCCTGCTCAGCGATTTCGTCGCTCATGGAATAAAGGTGCTCTTCAAGCTCCTGAATCTGAGCTTTAATCTTACGGTTGATTTCCTCCAATTCCCTCTTCAACCTTCTATCTATTTCCTCAATTTGGGCGTTTATCTCCGCATCAATCTTTGCAAGGCGCGCAAGGCGCTCTTTCTCCAGGCGGTTGAGCGCACGGGCTCGGGCTTCTTCATCCACTTCAGTCACGATGTACTGGGCAAAATAAATAACCCTCTCCAAGTTGCGAGGAGAAAGGTCCAGAAGGAGACCAAGACGACTTGGGATCCCCCGCACATACCAGATGTGAGCTACAGGAGCCGCCAGCTCTATGTGGCCCATCCTTTCCCTTCGCACCTTGGATGGCGCCACTTCAACACCACACCGATCGCAAATTATGCCCTTGTATTTGACCTTTTTGTATTTCCCACACGCACACTCCCAATCTTTGATGGGACCAAAAATGCGCTCACAGAAGAGGCCATCTCTCTCTGGTTTGAGCGTCCGATAGTTTATAGTTTCGGGTTTGGTAACTTCTCCATAAGACCAGGAACGAATTTGCTCCGGAGAAGCCAGACTTATGCGCACTGCTATAATGTCATTGACTTCCATAAAAGCACCTCCTTATTTGCTCAGAAGCTTTCGAGCAAGATCAAAGCTTCCAAATCCAAGAGGAATGGGCTTTTCTTCCCGTTCCTCTTTGCCAAAGGTGTATTTATCTCCCTTAGCATCGTAAACTTCAACCGAGAGTCCCAGCGACTGAAGCTCTTTCACCAAAACTCTGAAAGATTCAGGCATCTCGGGCCCTGAAACCCTCTCACCCCTTACTATGGCTTCGTAAGTCTTAAGGCGGCCAGTGGTGTCATCAGATTTGACGGTGAGCATTTCCTGGAGGGTATGGGCGGCCCCATAAGCTTCCAGAGCCCAAACCTCCATTTCGCCAAACCTCTGGCCTCCGAACTGAGCTTTACCTCCAAGAGGCTGCTGGGTCACCAGGGAGTAAGGCCCAGTGGAGCGAGCATGAACCTTATCCTCCACCAGGTGGATGAGTTTCATGATCATCATAACTCCCACCGTGACCGGCTGATCGTAAGGTTCACCGGTTTTACCGTCATAGAGGATCATCTTGCCAGTAGTGGGAACAGGCTGTCCAGTAGCTTTGCTGACTTGTATAGCTTTCTCCATAAGTTTTTCTTCGGATACGCCTTCAAGGGGTGGATACTCGCCGGTGAGAGAGCCTATCCACTCCCGCAGGCAAACGAGCCTGGCCAGGCGGTCAGCTTCACGACGCGCCTCCAGAGGCCTCGGATCATCCTCAAAGACCAGGATAGCGTCGGGATCATAACCCCTTTCACGGAGCCATTCCTTGAGAGCACTCCGCCGGGCGTAATTCCAATCTTCCATAAGCTTCTCAGGGTCGTAGCGATCCCCAATCCACTCCACAAGGTATAGCCTACGGGCTTCTTCATCATCTTCAATATCTTGAGGGTTATACTCTATGGACTTGAGCCACTGCCAGGCTCTATCCGTTATTTCTTCCCACGCTTTATCTATTAGCCAGGCCCTCGCAAGCTCGGCAAAGACCTCATCCTGGTCGGCTCCATCAAAGACAGGGGTTATGGCTTTGAACCCCAGGCGATAAGCAGCCCACCCCAAGTGAGTTTCCAGAATCTGTCCCAGGTTCATACGAGCTGGCACACCTAAGGGGTTCAGTATAACCTCGATGGGGGTACCATCTGGAAGGAAAGGCATATCCTCTACAGGCACGATTTTGGAGATTACACCTTTGTTGCCGTGGCGGCCGGCCATTTTATCGCCTTCGGTGAGCTTACGGCGCTGAGCCACATAGACCTTAACGACTTTCTCAACTCCAGCCGGCAGGTCCCTGTATTGGTCCCGAGAGAACTCAGCCACCGAAATCACTACACCTCTCTCGCCATGGGGCATCCTCAAACTTGTATCCCTGACGTCTCTGGCCCTCTCGCCGAAAATAGCCCTAAGAAGCTTCTCCTCGGGGGAGAGCTCTGTTTCACCCTTGGGGGTAATCTTGCCCACCAGGATATCTCCCGGGCCTACCTGAGCTCCTATTCGGATTATACCGTTTTCATCCAGATCTCTGAGGACCTCCTCGCCCACGTTGGGGATATCCCTGGTGATTTCCTCAGGCCCGAGCTTTGTATCTACAGCTTCGGTTTCATATTCTTCTATGTGGATTGAAGTGTAAATATCTTCCTGGACAAGAGCCTCACTCACCAGGACAGCATCCTCGTAGTTGCCCCCCTCCCATGAGATAAAAGCCACCAGGACGTTCTGACCCAGAGCCAGCTCTCCATTCTGAGTTGAGCTGGAATCAGCCAGAACCTGTCCTTTCTTTACCTTTTGCCCCTTGCTCACTATGGGCCGCTGATCTATGCAAGTAGCCTGGTTAGAACGTTGATAACGCTTCAGGGGATATATCCGCAAACCCTTCTCCCCCTTTACCACTATCTGGGTAGAGGTAACACTCACTACTTCCCCATCCTCTTCCGCCAGGACAACCTGACCTGAATCTTTGGCTACGTAATATTCCATACCTGTAGAAACGAGGGGAGCCTCAGGTTTCACCAAAGGCACTGCCTGGCGTTGCATGTTGGATCCCATGAGAGCACGGTTGGCGTCATCGTGTTCCAGGAAGGGGATCAAGGAGGCGGACACACTTACAATCTGCTTGGGTGATACATCCATATAATCTACCTGATCCACAGGCCTAATGGCGAATTGCTGCATATGACGAACCGTAACCCTGTCCGTCAGGAAACGGCCTTTAGAATCCAGAGGAACTCCTGCCTGAGCAATGACGTACTGGTCCTCCTCATCAGCTGAGAGGTAGACGATTTCGTTGGTTACCACAGGCCTTATCTTTATCTCCCGATACTGCAGGCGACTTATCCTTTCAGCCAGCTCAGGAGTGATTTCAGTTCCAGCTTCGGCTATAAGTTCCCCTGTGGTCGGGTCAATGATCCTCTCCCTGAGGATATGGCCCACCAGGTCTTGAGGACGGTTAGGGACTTTGTTTAACACCTTACGGTAGGGGGTTTCCAGGAAACCGAAATCATTCACTCTGGCATAAGTAGCAAGACTTCCTATAAGACCGATGTTTGGCCCTTCAGGGGTCTCAATGGGGCATACACGGCCATAGTGGGAGTTATGGACGTCTCTGACTTCAAAGCCTGCCCTTTCCCGTTTCAGGCCACCAGGCCCCAGAGCTGAAACCCTGCGCTTATGAGTAAGTTCAGCCAGAGGGTTGGTCTGATCCATAAACTGGGACAGCTGGCTACCTCCAAAGAACTCCCTGAGGGCAGCGACAACCGGTCTTATGTTTATGAGGGATAGGGGGGTTACCTCTTCGGGCTCCTTTATACTCATCCTCTCCTTTATCGCCCTTTCCAGGCGCAGGAGCCCCACCCTCATCTGATTCTGAACAAGTTCACCTACAGTCCGGACCCTCCTGTTACCCAGGTGATCAATGTCGTCCTCGCTCTCCACCCCATTGTTAATGAGGATCATCTTCTCCACCACTTTCACCAGATCATCTCTGGTGAGGGTTCGGTGATCCAATGGTATATCGAGGCCGAGGCGCCGGTTAAGCTTGTAGCGCCCCATTTTACCCAGGTCGTAGCGGCGAGGGTTAAAGAAGAGAGCAATTAAATAATTGCGGGCATTCTCCGGGTTAGCTGGCTCCCCCGGCCGCATTCTCCTGTAAATCTCCACAAGGGCCTCTTCAGTGCTTTTGGTGGGATCAGCTTCTATGGTAGCCTTTATGTAAGAATGCTCAGGCATAGTGTCAATGCCTTCATAGAGAGCCAGCAGCTCCTCATCGGTTCCGTAACCCAGGGCTCTGAGAAGGACCGTAACAGGCAACTTTCGCTTGCGCTCAATCTTAACCGAGATCACATCCCGTTTGGAAGTTTCAAACTCCAGCCATGCTCCCCGGTTGGGAATAAGCTTGGCATAGCAAAGCAGCCTGCCGGTTGCCCTTTCTTCTTCTAAAGAGAAATAAACACCTGGAGAACGGAGAAGCTGATTTACCACGACCCTCTCGGCGCCGTTTATGATGAAAGTGCCCTTTTCGGTCATAAGAGGAAAATCGCCGAAGAAAATGCGTTGCTCTTGGATCTCTCCCGTCTCGTTGTTAACGAGGCGAACTTTCACCCACAAGGGCGCTGCATAGGTCAAATCCCGGAGCTTACATTCTTCTACGGTGTACTTTGGTTTGCCGAACTCATAATCCAGAAAGTGCAGTTCCAGGACTTTATTGTAACTCTGGATTGGTGAAATCTCTTCAAAGAGTTCTCTCAGCCCCTCCTCCTGGAACCAGCGGAAAGAATCCAGCTGAACCTGGATAAGATTTGGGAGAGGCAGGATTTCCTCTATTCGAGCATAATTTTTCCTGCCAGAGAGAATCAACTGCATGAATTAAACACCTCCTTCAAATTATAAAGGCCTAATTTAACTTCCAAAGGTGCAGGGGTCAGACAAGAAGCGGCTTCATTAACGGAGAAAACTTGTCACCCTTCCTCGGGCTTTCCCAGGAGACTATTACCCCTGCCTTAGCCATGCAATCTACTATTATATCACGATTTTTTTGCTTGTCAAATTTAGGGGAGGCTAAGAGAAAGAAAACGCCCAGATTCCACACCAGCAGGCGTCCCCATACAGCTCTTAGAGCCATGATTCCACCAAAAAGCCCCGCCGATAAATCCGAATAGGGTGGTCCAAGGGCTGCCCCAATCAATCTCATTTACCTCGGCGCCATCGTACAGGGAAAGAGATTCTCCAAAGATTCATCGGCAAGGATTTGCTGGGCAAGCCAGGCATTGAATTTTATCCGATAATGCACGGTGGAGAAATCAGGCACTTTCGGCATCAACTGCCTGGCTATGGCTTCTAACTTACGCCAGGAAAGACGATAGACACTAGCTATCTCGTATCAGCCTGCAATCTCACCATGCGGTAAAAGTGGTGTAGAAGAGGACGGATGTGGGAGGCCTTTGAGAAGCAGAGATAATAACCCACAGCATCGGTTAAGGGAATCAACTTGACAAATGCAGGTTGGTCCGGGGCTCTAAGGCCCTCCGCGGGAAAAAGCGCAGGTGGTTAATACCCCCACCGTTCTCAAGCGCCTTGGTTAATATGTTCCTGCTCTCCGATAAAGGTCTCCGTTAGGAGACCATTTTGCTAAGATTAAGGTTTAATGCTAAACTTAAAAGGCCTTTAAAAGTGCCAGGCTGGAGGTCGGCTATGGAAAAACTCAAAAGTTTCTATCAGAACCATCCTTTGCTTTCCCAATGGATAATACTGGCCATAGGAATGGTGATTATCCTGATCTTGGCCGCCAGAGACCAGGGCTTTAACCTCAAACAGTGGTTCGCACTAATTTCTGCCACTGTGATCCTGGCCGGATTGTGTGTGTGGATTATAAATTGGGAATAACTATGAAGGAGATATGCAATGCCAACCTTGCTTCTTCGCCACGCTGACCTTATCCTTCCCATGGATGACAATAGGACTCGCCTTTACGATGGCGCTATTTTGGTCCGGGATAATTTCATAGAAGCCATAGGCCCCACAAAGGATCTGCCCTCCACCGCAGACATAGTCATAGACGCCTCAGGCATGATTGTGCTGCCGGGCTTGGTCAACACCCACCACCATTTATACCAGACCCTCACCAGAGTTATCCCTGAGACCCAGAACGCCGAGTTATTCGATTGGCTTGTCTATCTTTATCCTATATGGGCCCGCCTCACGGGTGAAGCAGTCTACATAAGTGCTCTGATCGGGATGGCAGAG
This window encodes:
- a CDS encoding DNA-directed RNA polymerase subunit beta encodes the protein MQLILSGRKNYARIEEILPLPNLIQVQLDSFRWFQEEGLRELFEEISPIQSYNKVLELHFLDYEFGKPKYTVEECKLRDLTYAAPLWVKVRLVNNETGEIQEQRIFFGDFPLMTEKGTFIINGAERVVVNQLLRSPGVYFSLEEERATGRLLCYAKLIPNRGAWLEFETSKRDVISVKIERKRKLPVTVLLRALGYGTDEELLALYEGIDTMPEHSYIKATIEADPTKSTEEALVEIYRRMRPGEPANPENARNYLIALFFNPRRYDLGKMGRYKLNRRLGLDIPLDHRTLTRDDLVKVVEKMILINNGVESEDDIDHLGNRRVRTVGELVQNQMRVGLLRLERAIKERMSIKEPEEVTPLSLINIRPVVAALREFFGGSQLSQFMDQTNPLAELTHKRRVSALGPGGLKRERAGFEVRDVHNSHYGRVCPIETPEGPNIGLIGSLATYARVNDFGFLETPYRKVLNKVPNRPQDLVGHILRERIIDPTTGELIAEAGTEITPELAERISRLQYREIKIRPVVTNEIVYLSADEEDQYVIAQAGVPLDSKGRFLTDRVTVRHMQQFAIRPVDQVDYMDVSPKQIVSVSASLIPFLEHDDANRALMGSNMQRQAVPLVKPEAPLVSTGMEYYVAKDSGQVVLAEEDGEVVSVTSTQIVVKGEKGLRIYPLKRYQRSNQATCIDQRPIVSKGQKVKKGQVLADSSSTQNGELALGQNVLVAFISWEGGNYEDAVLVSEALVQEDIYTSIHIEEYETEAVDTKLGPEEITRDIPNVGEEVLRDLDENGIIRIGAQVGPGDILVGKITPKGETELSPEEKLLRAIFGERARDVRDTSLRMPHGERGVVISVAEFSRDQYRDLPAGVEKVVKVYVAQRRKLTEGDKMAGRHGNKGVISKIVPVEDMPFLPDGTPIEVILNPLGVPARMNLGQILETHLGWAAYRLGFKAITPVFDGADQDEVFAELARAWLIDKAWEEITDRAWQWLKSIEYNPQDIEDDEEARRLYLVEWIGDRYDPEKLMEDWNYARRSALKEWLRERGYDPDAILVFEDDPRPLEARREADRLARLVCLREWIGSLTGEYPPLEGVSEEKLMEKAIQVSKATGQPVPTTGKMILYDGKTGEPYDQPVTVGVMMIMKLIHLVEDKVHARSTGPYSLVTQQPLGGKAQFGGQRFGEMEVWALEAYGAAHTLQEMLTVKSDDTTGRLKTYEAIVRGERVSGPEMPESFRVLVKELQSLGLSVEVYDAKGDKYTFGKEEREEKPIPLGFGSFDLARKLLSK